A genomic window from Brassica oleracea var. oleracea cultivar TO1000 chromosome C8, BOL, whole genome shotgun sequence includes:
- the LOC106309053 gene encoding zinc finger BED domain-containing protein DAYSLEEPER-like, producing the protein MVSPMKEKFDKYWDEVSCVFAMAAVFDPRFKLSFVECCLGKLDMSTRDVKLKNLRQKLSILFESYDKKSKANSPSTEPRVTVPQNVSSAGSMGLFGNYQEFFKFRKVNSAATGKTALEAYLDEPPLDIDSLESLDILQFWKTNTHRYGDLAAMACDLLSIPITTVVPESSFKDEIDPEEETLPSFDSIANEENDDEEV; encoded by the exons ATGGTGTCACCGATGAAAGAGAAGTTTGATAAGTATTGGGATGAAGTTAGTTGTGTTTTTGCAATGGCAGCAGTCTTTGATCCACGTTTCAAGCTTTCATTTGTCGAGTGTTGCTTAGGGAAGCTTGACATGAGTACACGTGATGTAAAGTTGAAGAACTTGCGCCAGAAGCTGAGTATTTTGTTCGAGTCTTACGACAAAAAATCCAAGGCTAACTCACCTTCTACAGAGCCACGTGTGACGGTTCCACAAAATGTCAGTTCTGCAGGATCAATGGGACTGTTTGGGAACTACCAA GAATTCTTTAAATTTCGCAAAGTCAACAGTGCTGCTACTGGAAAGACAGCTCTAGAAGCTTATCTTGATGAACCTCCTTTGGACATTGATAGTTTAGAGAGCTTGGACATTCTCCAATTCTGGAAAACTAACACTCATCGTTATGGTGATTTGGCTGCAATGGCTTGTGATCTGCTCAGCATTCCTATCACAACAGTGGTTCCAGAGTCCTCCTTTA AAGATGAAATCGATCCTGAAGAGGAGACATTACCATCTTTTGACTCCATTGCCAATGAGGAAAATGATGATGAAGAAGTTTGA
- the LOC106311066 gene encoding telomere repeat-binding factor 3-like isoform X1 yields MGGRKQMWTPKEVTALRAGVRAYGIGKWRGILSDSKFGRALKARSNVDLKDKWRNISAATFGSRKKKVLAIVAVANDNDGEQEIVPASPANGDNEGLFASVDTFILEAITSWNKLLRPNKKSILHHVEEKNNMQPDKKWLVASRLEHLVNVGTIIKKNNRYKISPTYAAAEAEQSSTQLLLEGNKENGVVNHTKSQVDGEAFKINGMTEEEASAAAAIALEEAEYARAEAEEAAREADRAEAEAEAMQDYAEAVKEVWKNWMPSQTWC; encoded by the exons ATGGGAGGCCGAAAGCAGATGTGGACACCGAAAGAAGTAACAGCTCTTAGAGCTGGAGTACGTGCATACGGAATTGGAAAGTGGCGTGGCATACTCTCAGACAGTAAGTTTGGCCGAGCTTTGAAGGCTCGCTCAAACGTGGACCTCAAG GACAAATGGAGAAACATAAGTGCAGCCACATTTGGATCAAGGAAGAAGAAAGTTCTTGCCATTGTGGCTGTGGCTAACGATAATGATGGAGAACAAGAGATTGTTCCAGCATCTCCTGCTAATGGTGATAATGAAGGACTCTTTGCAAG TGTGGATACATTTATATTGGAGGCTATTACCAGCTGGAATAAACTTTTGCGTCCTAACAAGAAGTCGATCTTGCATCATGTTGAG GAGAAAAACAATATGCAACCGGATAAGAAATGGCTTGTGGCTTCAAGACTTGAGCATTTGGTAAATGTTGGAACAATAATTAAG AAAAATAACAGATACAAGATATCTCCAACCTATGCGGCTGCAGAAGCAGAACAAAGCTCTACTCAACTCTTATTGGAAGGAAACAAGGAGAATGGTGTCGTGAATCATACTAAATCCCAAGTAGATGGAGAAGCATTTAAGATAAACGGCATGACAGAAGAAGAAGCTTCTGCAGCCGCTGCAATAGCGTTGGAGGAAGCAGAATATGCAAGGGCAGAGGCTGAAGAAGCGGCTAGAGAGGCCGATAGAGCTGAAGCAGAAGCCGAAGCTATGCAGGATTATGCAGAGGCTGTGAAGGAAGTTTGGAAGAATTGGATGCCTAGCCAAACTTG GTGCTGA
- the LOC106312689 gene encoding uncharacterized protein LOC106312689 isoform X1, with translation MNSVDTSWKKMAKSKHNKKPALLRCSPFSLVSTLAGCVFMIHLIMLYSRNYSVDLEVSSRLLTHHPIVRELERVEEENIHMPPPRKRSARAIKRKPKRPTTLVEEFLDENSQIRHLFFPDMKSAFGPSKDGNDTLNYFFPGKIWLDTEGNPIQAHGGGILYDEISKSYYWYGEYKDGPTYLSYKNGPARVDIIGVGCYSSQDLWTWKNEGVVLAAEETDETHDLHKSNVLERPKVIYNSETGKYVMWMHIDDANYTKASVGVAISDTPTGPFDYLYSKSPHGFDSRDMTIFKDDDDIAYLIYSSEDNSVLHIGPLTEDYLDVKPVMKRIMVGQHREAPTIFKHQNTYYMITSGCTGWAPNEALAHAAESIMGPWETLGNPCVGGNKVFRLTTFFSQSTYVIPLPGVPGAFIFMADRWNPADLRDSRYLWLPLIVGGPADRPLEFTFGFPMWSRVSVYWHRQWRLPLGGGKNIA, from the exons ATGAACAGTGTTGATACATCTTGGAAGAAGATGGCAAAGAGCAAACACAACAAGAAACCAGCCTTACTGCGTTGTTCACCGTTTTCTCTAGTATCAACACTTGCGGGATGTGTTTTCATGATTCATCTCATCATGCTGTACAGCAGAAACTATAGCGTAGATCTTGAAGTATCTTCTCGGTTACTAACCCACCATCCCATTGTCCGTGAGCTAGAACGAGTGGAAGAAGAGAACATTCACATGCCCCCTCCTAGAAAGCGTTCTGCACGAGCCATCAAACGAAAACCCAAAAGACCCACCACTTTAGTCGAAGAGTTTCTCGACGAAAACTCACAGATCCGACATCTTTTCTTTCCAGACATGAAATCCGCTTTTGGTCCGAGCAAAGATGGTAATGACACGTTGAACTACTTCTTCCCTGGGAAGATTTGGCTGGACACGGAAGGGAATCCGATTCAAGCACACGGTGGTGGCATTTTGTATGATGAAATCTCCAAGAGTTACTATTGGTATGGTGAATATAAAGATGGACCAACTTATCTCTCTTACAAGAACGGACCAGCTCGA GTTGATATAATAGGTGTAGGATGCTACTCGTCTCAAGACTTATGGACATGGAAGAACGAAGGTGTTGTATTAGCAGCCGAAGAGACAGACGAGACACATGACTTACACAAATCGAACGTCCTCGAGCGTCCCAAAGTGATCTACAACTCGGAAACAGGGAAGTACGTGATGTGGATGCATATAGACGATGCAAACTACACTAAAGCTTCCGTTGGTGTAGCCATTAGCGACACCCCAACAGGTCCATTCGATTACTTATACAGCAAATCCCCACACGGGTTCGACAGCAGAGACATGACCATCTTCAAAGACGATGATGACATTGCCTACTTGATATACTCATCAGAGGACAACAGCGTGCTACACATCGGTCCTTTAACCGAGGATTACCTCGATGTTAAACCGGTTATGAAGAGGATCATGGTGGGACAACACAGAGAAGCCCCAACTATCTTCAAACACCAGAACACTTACTACATGATAACGTCTGGTTGCACGGGGTGGGCACCAAACGAAGCGTTGGCTCATGCAGCCGAGTCGATAATGGGACCGTGGGAGACGTTGGGGAACCCGTGCGTTGGTGGGAACAAGGTGTTTAGGCTGACGACGTTTTTCTCGCAGAGCACGTATGTGATACCGTTACCTGGTGTGCCTGGCGCGTTTATATTTATGGCGGATAGGTGGAACCCTGCGGATTTGAGAGACTCGAGGTATTTGTGGTTGCCGTTGATAGTTGGGGGTCCGGCTGATAGGCCTCTTGAGTTTACTTTCGGGTTTCCGATGTGGTCTAGAGTTTCTGTGTATTGGCATAGACAATGGCGGTTGCCTTTAGGAGGAGGGAAGAATATTGCTTAA
- the LOC106311066 gene encoding telomere repeat-binding factor 3-like isoform X2: MGGRKQMWTPKEVTALRAGVRAYGIGKWRGILSDSKFGRALKARSNVDLKDKWRNISAATFGSRKKKVLAIVAVANDNDGEQEIVPASPANGDNEGLFASVDTFILEAITSWNKLLRPNKKSILHHVEEKNNMQPDKKWLVASRLEHLVNVGTIIKKNNRYKISPTYAAAEAEQSSTQLLLEGNKENGVVNHTKSQVDGEAFKINGMTEEEASAAAAIALEEAEYARAEAEEAAREADRAEAEAEAMQDYAEAVKEVWKNWMPSQTW, encoded by the exons ATGGGAGGCCGAAAGCAGATGTGGACACCGAAAGAAGTAACAGCTCTTAGAGCTGGAGTACGTGCATACGGAATTGGAAAGTGGCGTGGCATACTCTCAGACAGTAAGTTTGGCCGAGCTTTGAAGGCTCGCTCAAACGTGGACCTCAAG GACAAATGGAGAAACATAAGTGCAGCCACATTTGGATCAAGGAAGAAGAAAGTTCTTGCCATTGTGGCTGTGGCTAACGATAATGATGGAGAACAAGAGATTGTTCCAGCATCTCCTGCTAATGGTGATAATGAAGGACTCTTTGCAAG TGTGGATACATTTATATTGGAGGCTATTACCAGCTGGAATAAACTTTTGCGTCCTAACAAGAAGTCGATCTTGCATCATGTTGAG GAGAAAAACAATATGCAACCGGATAAGAAATGGCTTGTGGCTTCAAGACTTGAGCATTTGGTAAATGTTGGAACAATAATTAAG AAAAATAACAGATACAAGATATCTCCAACCTATGCGGCTGCAGAAGCAGAACAAAGCTCTACTCAACTCTTATTGGAAGGAAACAAGGAGAATGGTGTCGTGAATCATACTAAATCCCAAGTAGATGGAGAAGCATTTAAGATAAACGGCATGACAGAAGAAGAAGCTTCTGCAGCCGCTGCAATAGCGTTGGAGGAAGCAGAATATGCAAGGGCAGAGGCTGAAGAAGCGGCTAGAGAGGCCGATAGAGCTGAAGCAGAAGCCGAAGCTATGCAGGATTATGCAGAGGCTGTGAAGGAAGTTTGGAAGAATTGGATGCCTAGCCAAACTTGGTAA
- the LOC106308052 gene encoding BTB/POZ domain-containing protein At3g49900-like — translation MKRGINLGFVNTIYEEEDYVDHSSSFSSSSSSISPSPQPRINLSSSSMELESRVLKWSLVNNSKPDVLVHVGGTRFHLHKDHLSRRSGYLKRHLTNVNELTLSPPLNITAETFTLVTAFCYGAHLELTPFNVVSLRVAAELLLMTGAGRNDVRDNLRNLTESYLRRVVFVNADYIKIVLRSCLTLLPESETKAFLVGRCIEALTEVRDGECVNEFLEQAVILPAGDFVVVAGAVQQRFPRHDLLYRVVDAYVKEHDGEITEEEKVQICNSIDCDKLSPPLLLHAVQNPKMPLRFIVRAMLQEQLNTRHSIITAADAVATSAGHRNREITQAERDSSVTLGSLLQRDTAARQNCRLRAAMDSTSSRIKSLEKELEEMKKLISKESERVMESKSRSVMDSARSASFHCVHSSSNVNKMQRGERGSVSSLSTTFRRRGASPPPQKSLGKRLIKGIKNAFLSASSKQEAKKNADAAEEIYDGLEDFVWIKDDDNISEELHSHHVKNK, via the exons TCTTCTTCATCATCTATATCTCCTTCTCCTCAACCACGTATCAATCTCTCTTCTTCTTCAATGGAGCTTGAATCTAGAGTTCTTAAATG GTCGTTGGTTAATAATTCTAAACCTGATGTGCTGGTACATGTGGGAGGCACAAGGTTCCATCTTCATAAG GATCATCTGTCAAGGAGGAGTGGCTATTTAAAACGCCACCTAACGAACGTTAACGAATTAACTCTCTCACCGCCGTTAAACATAACGGCTGAAACGTTCACATTAGTAACCGCTTTCTGCTACGGCGCTCACCTTGAACTAACGCCGTTTAACGTCGTTTCGCTGAGAGTCGCTGCTGAGCTCCTTCTGATGACGGGAGCTGGAAGAAACGACGTCAGAGATAATCTGAGGAACTTAACGGAGTCTTATCTCCGACGAGTCGTCTTCGTCAATGCTGACTACATCAAGATCGTTCTCCGTTCATGCCTCACCTTGCTTCCGGAATCGGAAACGAAAGCGTTTTTAGTCGGAAGATGCATCGAAGCTTTGACGGAAGTCAGAGACGGAGAGTGCGTCAACGAGTTTCTCGAGCAAGCCGTTATACTTCCCGCCGGAGATTTCGTCGTCGTTGCCGGCGCCGTGCAGCAAAGGTTCCCGCGCCACGATTTGCTTTACAGAGTCGTTGATGCTTACGTGAAG GAGCATGACGGAGAGATAACGGAGGAAGAGAAGGTTCAGATATGTAATTCGATAGACTGCGACAAACTCTCGCCGCCGTTACTCCTCCACGCCGTCCAAAACCCGAAAATGCCTCTGAGGTTCATCGTACGCGCGATGCTACAAGAGCAGCTCAACACGCGCCACTCGATCATAACTGCAGCCGACGCCGTCGCTACCTCTGCGGGACATCGAAACCGAGAGATCACCCAGGCGGAGAGAGACTCCTCCGTGACGCTCGGGTCGCTTCTCCAGCGAGACACGGCGGCGAGGCAAAACTGCAGGCTAAGAGCTGCGATGGATTCCACAAGCTCGAGGATCAAGAGCTTGGAGAAAGAGCTCGAGGAGATGAAGAAGCTCATATCCAAAGAATCGGAACGGGTGATGGAGTCTAAGTCGAGGAGTGTGATGGACTCTGCTCGGTCCGCGAGTTTCCATTGCGTTCACAGTTCGAGCAACGTAAACAAGATGCAGAGAGGAGAGAGAGGTTCGGTTTCATCACTGAGCACGACTTTCCGGCGAAGAGGAGCCTCTCCGCCGCCGCAGAAAAGTCTCGGTAAAAGACTAATTAAGGGAATAAAGAACGCTTTCTTATCAGCATCATCTAAACAAGAAGCCAAGAAAAATGCAGATGCAGCAGAGGAGATTTATGATGGATTAGAAGATTTCGTCTGGATCAAAGATGATGACAACATCTCTGAAGAACTTCACTCTCATCACGTCAAGAACAAATGA
- the LOC106312689 gene encoding uncharacterized protein LOC106312689 isoform X2: MAKSKHNKKPALLRCSPFSLVSTLAGCVFMIHLIMLYSRNYSVDLEVSSRLLTHHPIVRELERVEEENIHMPPPRKRSARAIKRKPKRPTTLVEEFLDENSQIRHLFFPDMKSAFGPSKDGNDTLNYFFPGKIWLDTEGNPIQAHGGGILYDEISKSYYWYGEYKDGPTYLSYKNGPARVDIIGVGCYSSQDLWTWKNEGVVLAAEETDETHDLHKSNVLERPKVIYNSETGKYVMWMHIDDANYTKASVGVAISDTPTGPFDYLYSKSPHGFDSRDMTIFKDDDDIAYLIYSSEDNSVLHIGPLTEDYLDVKPVMKRIMVGQHREAPTIFKHQNTYYMITSGCTGWAPNEALAHAAESIMGPWETLGNPCVGGNKVFRLTTFFSQSTYVIPLPGVPGAFIFMADRWNPADLRDSRYLWLPLIVGGPADRPLEFTFGFPMWSRVSVYWHRQWRLPLGGGKNIA, translated from the exons ATGGCAAAGAGCAAACACAACAAGAAACCAGCCTTACTGCGTTGTTCACCGTTTTCTCTAGTATCAACACTTGCGGGATGTGTTTTCATGATTCATCTCATCATGCTGTACAGCAGAAACTATAGCGTAGATCTTGAAGTATCTTCTCGGTTACTAACCCACCATCCCATTGTCCGTGAGCTAGAACGAGTGGAAGAAGAGAACATTCACATGCCCCCTCCTAGAAAGCGTTCTGCACGAGCCATCAAACGAAAACCCAAAAGACCCACCACTTTAGTCGAAGAGTTTCTCGACGAAAACTCACAGATCCGACATCTTTTCTTTCCAGACATGAAATCCGCTTTTGGTCCGAGCAAAGATGGTAATGACACGTTGAACTACTTCTTCCCTGGGAAGATTTGGCTGGACACGGAAGGGAATCCGATTCAAGCACACGGTGGTGGCATTTTGTATGATGAAATCTCCAAGAGTTACTATTGGTATGGTGAATATAAAGATGGACCAACTTATCTCTCTTACAAGAACGGACCAGCTCGA GTTGATATAATAGGTGTAGGATGCTACTCGTCTCAAGACTTATGGACATGGAAGAACGAAGGTGTTGTATTAGCAGCCGAAGAGACAGACGAGACACATGACTTACACAAATCGAACGTCCTCGAGCGTCCCAAAGTGATCTACAACTCGGAAACAGGGAAGTACGTGATGTGGATGCATATAGACGATGCAAACTACACTAAAGCTTCCGTTGGTGTAGCCATTAGCGACACCCCAACAGGTCCATTCGATTACTTATACAGCAAATCCCCACACGGGTTCGACAGCAGAGACATGACCATCTTCAAAGACGATGATGACATTGCCTACTTGATATACTCATCAGAGGACAACAGCGTGCTACACATCGGTCCTTTAACCGAGGATTACCTCGATGTTAAACCGGTTATGAAGAGGATCATGGTGGGACAACACAGAGAAGCCCCAACTATCTTCAAACACCAGAACACTTACTACATGATAACGTCTGGTTGCACGGGGTGGGCACCAAACGAAGCGTTGGCTCATGCAGCCGAGTCGATAATGGGACCGTGGGAGACGTTGGGGAACCCGTGCGTTGGTGGGAACAAGGTGTTTAGGCTGACGACGTTTTTCTCGCAGAGCACGTATGTGATACCGTTACCTGGTGTGCCTGGCGCGTTTATATTTATGGCGGATAGGTGGAACCCTGCGGATTTGAGAGACTCGAGGTATTTGTGGTTGCCGTTGATAGTTGGGGGTCCGGCTGATAGGCCTCTTGAGTTTACTTTCGGGTTTCCGATGTGGTCTAGAGTTTCTGTGTATTGGCATAGACAATGGCGGTTGCCTTTAGGAGGAGGGAAGAATATTGCTTAA